Proteins co-encoded in one Opitutus terrae PB90-1 genomic window:
- the treZ gene encoding malto-oligosyltrehalose trehalohydrolase, producing MPSKRSAAPSSRASAPARPAHGQVDPAGAEVRRRFPIGAEVQPAGGVHFRVWAPKSRSAAVELERATGAPERVPLTAESSGYFSGLAPTARAGMRYRIHLDAGAFPDPASRFQPDGPHGASEIVDPDAFRWTDHGWRGRSSRGLVIYELHLGTFTPEGTWRAAAEQLSALRQLGITTLEVMPIAEFAGAFGWGYDGVDLFAPTRLYGTPDDARAFVNRAHELGLMVILDVVYNHLGPDGNYLTQFAADYLSRTRPTEWGESINFDGPNSGPVREFFLTNARTWIQEFHFDGLRLDATQQIFDRSTPHFLTELAAAARTAGGGRITYLVAENEPQHAWLVRPVESGGCGMDAIWNDDFHHTARVAATGHAEAYYSDYQGTAREFVGALKRGFLFQGQWCRRQQKCRGSPALDLAPEQFVVFLQNHDQVANSLRGERLHQLASPGVTRALTAVLLLGPQTPLLFQGQEFGASAPFLYFADHSPELRRRVSEGRRQFLGQFPTIASSECHSLLAEPAERETFLRAKLDWAERERHAASYRLHADLLRLRREDATLAAPDDFDAAVLDRDAFVYRCFSARGADRLLIVNLGRELRFTTAEPLLAPTEGHGWDVLWSSEAPLYDGNGTPPLESGDGWTIPGCTAVLLQPGAPRDFSISASDAHD from the coding sequence ATGCCTTCCAAACGCAGCGCCGCGCCCTCGTCGCGCGCCTCCGCCCCAGCTCGCCCCGCCCATGGGCAAGTGGATCCCGCCGGCGCGGAAGTTCGGCGCCGGTTTCCGATCGGCGCCGAGGTGCAGCCAGCCGGCGGCGTGCATTTTCGCGTGTGGGCGCCGAAGAGCCGCAGCGCCGCCGTCGAGCTCGAGCGCGCCACCGGCGCACCGGAGCGCGTGCCGCTGACGGCCGAATCGAGCGGCTACTTCTCCGGGCTCGCGCCCACCGCCCGCGCTGGCATGCGCTACCGGATCCACCTCGACGCCGGCGCCTTTCCGGATCCCGCCTCGCGGTTTCAACCGGACGGCCCCCACGGCGCATCCGAGATTGTCGATCCCGACGCCTTTCGCTGGACCGATCACGGCTGGCGCGGTCGCAGCTCGCGCGGGCTGGTGATCTACGAATTGCACCTCGGCACGTTCACGCCCGAGGGCACGTGGCGCGCCGCCGCGGAACAGCTGTCCGCGCTGCGCCAGCTCGGAATCACCACGCTCGAAGTGATGCCGATCGCCGAGTTCGCCGGCGCGTTCGGCTGGGGTTACGACGGCGTCGATCTGTTCGCGCCGACGCGGCTCTATGGCACGCCGGACGACGCGCGTGCTTTTGTGAACCGCGCGCACGAGCTTGGGCTCATGGTGATTCTCGACGTCGTCTACAATCACCTCGGCCCCGACGGCAACTACCTGACCCAGTTCGCCGCCGACTATCTTAGCCGCACGCGCCCGACCGAATGGGGCGAGTCGATCAACTTCGATGGCCCGAACTCCGGGCCCGTGCGCGAATTCTTCCTCACCAATGCGCGCACCTGGATCCAGGAATTTCACTTCGATGGGCTGCGGCTCGACGCCACGCAGCAGATCTTCGACCGCTCCACACCCCACTTCCTCACCGAGCTCGCAGCCGCCGCGCGCACGGCCGGCGGCGGCCGTATCACCTATCTGGTGGCAGAAAACGAGCCGCAGCATGCCTGGCTCGTCCGGCCGGTCGAGTCGGGCGGCTGCGGGATGGATGCGATCTGGAATGACGACTTTCACCACACCGCGCGGGTCGCCGCGACCGGTCACGCCGAGGCCTACTACTCCGATTACCAGGGCACCGCACGCGAGTTTGTCGGCGCGCTCAAGCGCGGCTTCCTGTTTCAGGGACAATGGTGCCGACGCCAGCAAAAGTGCCGCGGCTCACCTGCGCTGGATCTCGCGCCGGAGCAGTTCGTGGTGTTTCTGCAGAATCACGACCAGGTCGCCAATTCGCTGCGCGGCGAGCGGCTGCACCAGCTCGCCAGCCCGGGCGTGACGCGTGCGCTGACGGCGGTGCTGCTGCTCGGACCGCAGACGCCGCTGCTGTTTCAAGGGCAGGAGTTCGGCGCCTCGGCCCCGTTTCTCTATTTCGCCGATCACTCCCCCGAGCTGCGCCGGCGGGTGAGTGAAGGCCGGCGCCAATTCCTCGGGCAGTTTCCGACGATCGCGAGCAGCGAGTGCCACTCGCTGCTCGCCGAGCCCGCCGAGCGCGAAACGTTCCTGCGTGCGAAGCTCGATTGGGCCGAGCGCGAACGCCACGCCGCCAGCTACCGGTTGCACGCGGACCTGCTCCGGCTGCGCCGCGAAGATGCCACGCTCGCCGCGCCGGATGATTTCGACGCCGCCGTGCTCGATCGCGACGCGTTCGTCTACCGTTGTTTCTCGGCGCGGGGGGCCGACCGGCTGCTGATCGTCAACCTCGGTCGCGAACTCCGGTTCACCACCGCCGAGCCACTGCTGGCTCCGACCGAGGGCCACGGCTGGGACGTGCTCTGGTCCAGCGAGGCTCCGCTTTACGACGGCAACGGCACGCCGCCGCTGGAGTCCGGCGACGGTTGGACCATCCCAGGCTGCACGGCGGTCCTGTTGCAACCGGGCGCGCCGCGCGATTTCTCAATCTCCGCTTCCGATGCGCACGATTGA
- a CDS encoding amylo-alpha-1,6-glucosidase, translating into MRTIDFRAADATARRRLLHDQWLVTNGLGGFASGTLSGAVTWRYHGLLVSALPAPLGRTVMLNHLADAMEFPDGRLLRLGDLGAVAEEEDLARNPLVEFQLDHHVPVWRYEAGEVVVEKRLLMANLQNAVHVSYTLRAGPADLRLRLRPAVHFRPFEAAVSTPLATGYELRLQGSRYEIDSHEQYPPLRLLLRAADVRFAYDGGATFDVHYGHDAARGYESRGSLWSPGFFSVALPLNTPVTLVASTDEWRTIEALDPETAHATELERRQRLLRIAHPAAREAFGGALVLAADQFVIFPIGRIKDAARARAMGDELRSVIAGYHWFTDWGRDTMISLEGLTLATGRTQEAAWILRSFANYVRDGLIPNLFPEGQNEGLYHTADATLWFFHALDRYVAVTQDRETLRALLPVLRDIVDHHLRGTRFGIHVDPRDGLLAQGEAGYQLTWMDAKVGDWVVTPRRGKAVEINALWFNALQLLAGWLREEGYGEPAAVLGEHATRAATSFNQRFWNAANHCLFDVVDGEQGDDPAIRPNQLFAISLPHPILAQEHWAAVVDVAERELLTPVGLRSLSPRHKDYKPSYTGDLRARDAAYHQGTVWAWLIGPFIDAWLKVHPQKRADARRLLDGFSAHLDHGCVGSISEVFDAEPPFTDRGCIAQAWSVAEVLRCLVLTSQE; encoded by the coding sequence ATGCGCACGATTGATTTCCGCGCCGCCGACGCCACCGCGCGCCGGCGGCTGCTGCACGACCAGTGGCTCGTTACTAACGGCCTCGGCGGATTCGCTTCCGGTACCCTGTCCGGCGCGGTCACGTGGCGCTATCACGGGCTGCTCGTGTCGGCATTGCCCGCGCCGCTCGGCCGCACGGTGATGCTCAACCACCTCGCCGATGCGATGGAATTTCCCGACGGCCGGTTGCTGCGGCTGGGCGACCTCGGCGCCGTGGCGGAGGAGGAGGATCTCGCGCGCAATCCGCTGGTGGAGTTTCAGCTCGATCATCACGTGCCGGTCTGGCGCTACGAGGCCGGCGAGGTGGTGGTGGAGAAACGGCTCCTGATGGCGAATCTCCAGAACGCGGTTCACGTCAGCTACACGCTGCGCGCCGGCCCAGCTGACCTGCGGCTGCGCTTGCGTCCGGCGGTGCACTTCCGTCCGTTCGAAGCGGCGGTGAGCACGCCACTCGCGACCGGCTACGAGCTGCGGCTGCAAGGCTCGCGCTACGAAATCGACTCGCACGAGCAGTATCCGCCCTTGCGGCTGCTGCTGCGCGCCGCCGATGTGCGCTTCGCCTACGACGGCGGCGCGACCTTCGACGTGCACTACGGACACGACGCCGCCCGCGGCTACGAATCGCGCGGCTCGCTCTGGTCGCCGGGCTTTTTCTCCGTCGCGCTGCCGCTCAACACGCCCGTGACGCTGGTCGCCTCGACCGACGAATGGCGCACGATCGAAGCCCTCGATCCCGAAACGGCCCATGCCACCGAGCTCGAGCGGCGCCAACGATTGCTGCGCATTGCCCATCCGGCGGCCCGCGAGGCGTTCGGCGGCGCACTGGTACTCGCCGCGGATCAGTTCGTGATTTTCCCCATCGGCCGGATCAAGGACGCCGCCCGCGCGCGGGCGATGGGCGACGAGTTGCGCAGCGTGATCGCCGGTTATCATTGGTTCACCGACTGGGGGCGCGACACGATGATCTCGCTCGAGGGGCTCACCCTCGCGACGGGACGCACCCAGGAGGCGGCCTGGATCCTCCGCTCGTTCGCGAACTACGTGCGCGACGGCTTGATTCCGAACCTGTTTCCCGAGGGTCAGAACGAAGGCCTCTACCACACCGCGGACGCAACGCTGTGGTTCTTCCACGCGCTCGATCGCTACGTCGCCGTCACGCAGGACCGCGAGACGCTGCGCGCGCTGCTGCCGGTGCTGCGCGACATCGTCGACCACCACCTGCGGGGCACGCGTTTCGGCATTCACGTCGATCCGCGCGACGGCCTGCTCGCGCAGGGCGAAGCCGGCTACCAGCTCACGTGGATGGACGCCAAGGTCGGCGACTGGGTCGTGACGCCGCGGCGCGGCAAGGCGGTCGAGATCAATGCGCTCTGGTTCAACGCGCTGCAGTTGCTCGCGGGCTGGTTGCGCGAGGAAGGTTACGGCGAGCCGGCCGCGGTGCTCGGCGAACATGCGACGCGCGCCGCCACCTCGTTCAACCAACGTTTCTGGAATGCCGCGAACCACTGTCTCTTTGATGTCGTCGACGGCGAGCAGGGCGACGATCCGGCGATCCGTCCGAACCAGCTCTTCGCGATTTCGCTGCCGCATCCCATCCTCGCCCAGGAACACTGGGCCGCCGTGGTCGACGTCGCCGAGCGTGAGTTGCTGACGCCGGTCGGGTTGCGGTCGCTCAGTCCGCGACACAAGGATTACAAACCGAGTTACACGGGCGATCTTCGCGCGCGCGATGCCGCTTACCACCAGGGCACTGTCTGGGCGTGGTTGATCGGGCCGTTCATCGACGCGTGGTTGAAGGTACATCCGCAGAAACGCGCCGACGCGCGCCGGCTGCTCGACGGCTTCTCCGCGCATCTCGATCACGGCTGCGTCGGCTCGATCAGCGAGGTGTTCGACGCGGAGCCGCCGTTCACCGATCGCGGTTGCATCGCGCAAGCGTGGAGCGTGGCCGAGGTGCTGCGCTGTCTGGTGCTCACCAGCCAGGAATAG